A region of Moorena producens PAL-8-15-08-1 DNA encodes the following proteins:
- a CDS encoding Tll0287-like domain-containing protein: MESFRQQPELTEKNGFRSLPSGKIFYVARPLAISEKSCLRCHSTPEAAPASQIAT, from the coding sequence GTGGAGAGTTTTCGACAGCAGCCAGAGCTAACAGAAAAAAACGGTTTTCGCTCCCTTCCTAGTGGAAAAATTTTTTATGTTGCCCGTCCTCTCGCCATTTCTGAAAAAAGCTGTTTACGATGCCATAGTACTCCTGAAGCCGCCCCTGCTAGCCAAATTGCTACCTAA
- a CDS encoding adenylate/guanylate cyclase domain-containing protein, translating into MPYLIAKSEPNNQESYKLISGSNTIGREINNSITVIHKSLSRHHAQVTITKDRVILKDLGSLNHTFVNDAKIDQCELKDGDLIRLGSVIFEFVSDDDRITPNILKDNDSNFSIVSRLSPEQTRVEIQELLHHDSLAYQGSALKLREQETGQRSVDKLKILLEVSKQLSSPDEPDHLLRKILDLLFEIMNVDRAIILMVNQETGLLEEKAVNSRTGIPTHERFYSKRITNFVHQKGDGVLIADAAIDQRFSNSQSVLQQEIHASMCVPLKPREEVIGVLYADNLSRANIYSQEDLEFLTALANQAAIAIDNAQLYQKMQAEAVIRSKFERFFPEAVSKKLKEEGNLEIIDTEVTALFADISKFTQMSSRMNPRQVIEMLNEYFQVMVEDIVFKYEGTLEKYIGDALLAVWGAPYSQPDDADRAVQAAIAMQRAVIHLNQDWFKRRNLEIEIHIGLNTGKVAAGNIGSQKLIQYATIGDTTNVTSRICSAAQEGEILISQSTLDKLRNKTLPFEKMSPVKVKGKDQPLQLYRLRWDT; encoded by the coding sequence GTGCCTTATTTAATTGCTAAATCAGAGCCGAATAACCAAGAAAGTTATAAATTGATCAGTGGATCCAATACCATAGGACGGGAAATAAATAATAGTATTACCGTAATTCATAAAAGTCTTTCCCGTCATCATGCTCAGGTGACAATCACGAAGGATCGGGTTATCCTAAAAGACTTAGGTAGCCTAAATCACACGTTTGTTAATGACGCCAAAATTGACCAGTGTGAACTCAAAGACGGAGACTTAATACGTCTGGGCAGTGTAATCTTTGAATTTGTGAGTGATGATGACAGAATAACCCCAAATATTCTTAAGGATAATGATTCAAACTTTTCGATTGTCAGCCGGTTATCCCCAGAACAAACCCGTGTCGAAATTCAGGAATTACTGCACCATGACAGTTTAGCTTATCAAGGCTCAGCCCTGAAGCTGCGAGAGCAAGAGACAGGTCAACGCTCAGTAGACAAGTTAAAAATCTTATTGGAGGTGAGTAAGCAACTTTCCTCTCCCGATGAGCCGGATCACTTGTTGAGAAAAATTCTTGACCTGCTGTTCGAGATTATGAATGTAGACCGGGCAATCATCCTCATGGTTAATCAAGAAACGGGATTGCTAGAGGAAAAAGCTGTCAACTCCCGAACAGGCATACCCACCCATGAGCGATTTTATAGCAAACGAATCACCAATTTCGTACACCAGAAGGGGGATGGGGTTTTAATTGCTGATGCTGCCATTGACCAACGATTCAGCAATTCCCAGTCAGTACTCCAGCAAGAAATCCATGCCTCCATGTGCGTACCCCTAAAACCCAGAGAGGAAGTGATTGGGGTCTTGTATGCAGATAATCTCTCTAGAGCCAATATTTATTCTCAAGAAGACTTGGAATTTTTGACGGCTCTGGCTAACCAAGCTGCGATCGCAATTGACAATGCTCAACTTTACCAGAAGATGCAGGCAGAAGCAGTAATCCGGAGTAAATTTGAGCGTTTCTTTCCGGAAGCTGTGAGTAAAAAGCTCAAGGAAGAAGGCAACTTAGAAATTATAGATACCGAAGTAACCGCCCTCTTTGCCGACATCAGTAAATTTACCCAAATGTCCTCTCGTATGAACCCACGGCAAGTGATTGAGATGCTCAATGAGTACTTCCAGGTGATGGTAGAGGATATTGTGTTTAAATACGAAGGCACTTTAGAAAAATATATTGGGGATGCCTTACTGGCTGTGTGGGGAGCCCCCTATTCCCAACCAGACGATGCTGACCGAGCCGTCCAAGCTGCAATCGCAATGCAACGAGCAGTTATTCACCTGAATCAGGATTGGTTCAAGCGGCGCAATTTAGAGATTGAAATCCACATTGGACTCAATACTGGGAAAGTAGCAGCAGGTAATATCGGTTCACAGAAGCTGATTCAATACGCTACTATTGGTGACACTACCAATGTTACTAGCCGCATCTGTAGTGCCGCTCAGGAGGGAGAGATTCTAATTTCCCAAAGCACCTTAGACAAGCTGAGGAATAAAACTCTACCGTTTGAAAAAATGTCCCCGGTTAAGGTTAAAGGTAAAGACCAGCCCCTGCAACTGTATCGGCTACGGTGGGATACTTAA